One region of Streptomyces subrutilus genomic DNA includes:
- a CDS encoding 2-oxoacid:acceptor oxidoreductase subunit alpha: MTSQVSSPADEHADGAGGAVVAGQRTPASPGGKEVRRLDRVIIRFAGDSGDGMQLTGDRFTSETASFGNDLSTLPNFPAEIRAPAGTLPGVSSFQLHFADHDILTPGDAPNVLVAMNPAALKANIADVPRGAEIIVNTDEFTKRPMAKVGYQTSPLEDGSLAAYNLHPVPLTTLTVEALKDFGLSRKEAERSKNMFALGLLSWMYHRPTEATERFLRQKFAKKPHIAEANVAAFRAGWNFGETTEDFAVSYEVAPATQAFPTGTYRNISGNLALSYGLIAASRQADLPLYLGSYPITPASDILHELSRHKNFGVRTFQAEDEIAGIGAALGAAFGGALGVTTTSGPGVALKSETIGLAVSLELPLLIVDIQRGGPSTGLPTKTEQADLLQAMYGRNGEAPVPIVAPRTPADCFDAALDAARIALTYRTPVFLLSDGYLANGSEPWRIPDIADLPDLTTQFAAGPNHELADGTEVFWPYKRDPQTLARPWAVPGTPGLEHRIGGIEKQDGTGNISYDPANHDLMVRTRQAKIDGILVPDLEVDDPDQARTLVLGWGSTYGPITAAVRRLRAAGHPVAQAHLRHLNPFPRNLGEVLKRYQKVVVPEMNLGQLATLIRAKYLVDAQSYNQVNGMPFKAEQLAKVLEEAIND; encoded by the coding sequence GTGACCAGCCAGGTCAGTAGCCCAGCCGACGAGCATGCCGACGGGGCTGGGGGTGCGGTTGTCGCAGGGCAGCGCACCCCGGCGAGTCCGGGCGGCAAGGAAGTACGCCGTCTTGATCGTGTGATCATCCGCTTCGCGGGTGACTCGGGTGACGGTATGCAACTCACCGGTGACCGGTTCACCTCGGAGACGGCGTCGTTCGGGAACGACCTCTCGACCCTCCCGAACTTCCCCGCCGAGATCCGCGCCCCCGCCGGAACCCTGCCGGGCGTGTCCTCCTTCCAGCTGCACTTCGCCGACCACGACATCCTCACGCCCGGGGACGCCCCGAACGTGCTGGTCGCGATGAACCCGGCCGCTCTGAAGGCGAACATCGCCGACGTGCCGCGCGGCGCGGAGATCATCGTCAACACGGACGAGTTCACCAAGCGCCCGATGGCCAAGGTCGGCTACCAGACCTCCCCCCTCGAGGACGGCTCGCTGGCCGCCTACAACCTCCACCCCGTCCCGCTGACCACCCTCACGGTCGAGGCGCTGAAGGACTTCGGGCTCTCCCGCAAGGAGGCCGAGCGCAGCAAGAACATGTTCGCGCTGGGCCTGCTGTCCTGGATGTACCACCGACCGACGGAGGCTACGGAGCGCTTCCTGCGGCAGAAGTTCGCGAAGAAGCCGCACATCGCCGAGGCGAACGTGGCCGCCTTCCGGGCGGGCTGGAACTTCGGGGAGACGACGGAGGACTTCGCGGTCTCCTACGAGGTCGCCCCGGCCACCCAGGCCTTCCCCACCGGCACCTACCGCAACATCTCGGGGAACCTGGCCCTGTCCTACGGCCTGATCGCCGCGAGCCGGCAGGCTGACCTGCCGCTCTACCTGGGCTCCTACCCGATCACCCCGGCCTCGGACATCCTGCACGAGCTGAGCCGGCACAAGAACTTCGGCGTACGCACCTTCCAGGCCGAAGACGAGATCGCGGGCATCGGCGCGGCCCTCGGCGCCGCGTTCGGCGGAGCCCTGGGCGTGACCACCACCTCCGGACCCGGCGTCGCCCTGAAGTCCGAGACGATCGGCCTGGCCGTCTCCCTCGAGCTGCCGCTGCTGATCGTGGACATCCAGCGCGGCGGCCCCTCCACCGGCCTGCCGACCAAGACGGAGCAGGCCGACCTGCTCCAGGCCATGTACGGGCGCAACGGCGAGGCCCCCGTGCCGATCGTCGCCCCGCGCACCCCGGCGGACTGCTTCGACGCCGCCCTGGACGCGGCCCGGATCGCGCTGACCTACCGGACCCCGGTCTTCCTGCTCTCGGACGGATACCTCGCCAACGGGTCCGAGCCCTGGCGGATCCCCGACATCGCCGACCTGCCCGACCTCACGACCCAGTTCGCCGCCGGCCCCAACCACGAGCTGGCGGACGGCACCGAGGTGTTCTGGCCGTACAAGCGCGACCCGCAGACCCTGGCCCGGCCCTGGGCCGTCCCCGGCACGCCCGGCCTCGAGCACCGCATCGGCGGCATCGAGAAGCAGGACGGCACCGGCAACATCTCGTACGACCCCGCCAACCACGACCTGATGGTCCGCACCCGCCAGGCCAAGATCGACGGCATCCTGGTCCCGGACCTGGAGGTCGACGACCCCGACCAGGCCCGCACCCTGGTCCTCGGCTGGGGCTCCACCTACGGCCCGATCACCGCCGCGGTCCGGCGGCTGCGCGCGGCCGGGCATCCCGTCGCGCAGGCCCACCTGCGCCACCTCAACCCCTTCCCTAGGAATCTCGGAGAGGTCCTGAAGCGTTACCAGAAGGTAGTGGTGCCGGAGATGAACCTCGGGCAGCTCGCCACCCTGATCCGGGCGAAATACCTGGTGGACGCCCAGTCGTACAACCAGGTCAACGGAATGCCGTTCAAGGCGGAGCAGCTCGCGAAGGTTCTCGAGGAGGCCATCAATGACTGA